One window of the Desulfovibrio sp. genome contains the following:
- a CDS encoding GNAT family N-acetyltransferase gives MRITIEKSISQLDSVWQQWETEGSLHAFQTRAFVQTWIETAAAAQHRLPRLALVELDNAPAMLFPLVLRPRFGMQVLEFCGGLLCDYEAPVLAPDCPDLDARTFQNIWSSIVRQSGAQAAHLRQISTVIPNADGTERSNPLTLLKAWNAGSSSASHSGGVDGATHLGRIHKKKLAQDSRRQLKRLAELGEVRFATAALPEEAIRFTKAMIVQKRRRYAETGVFDIFSMPGHNEFYLRMSQQWCGPQDSPRVHVSAMMLDDTILATHWGLQWRHSFNYLMPAHEGGALQKYSCGRLLLEWLISQVLDNGCTCFDFTVGAEGYKADWCNMELPLYGHVQTTGARGLAYAAMLRLKQAMART, from the coding sequence ATGCGCATCACCATTGAAAAATCTATTTCTCAACTGGATTCTGTCTGGCAACAATGGGAAACTGAAGGCAGTCTGCACGCTTTCCAAACACGGGCTTTTGTACAGACATGGATTGAAACCGCAGCAGCGGCGCAGCATCGCCTGCCCCGCCTGGCCCTGGTTGAGCTTGATAACGCTCCGGCCATGCTGTTCCCTCTGGTGCTTCGCCCCAGATTTGGCATGCAGGTTCTGGAATTTTGCGGCGGTCTGCTGTGTGATTATGAGGCTCCGGTTCTGGCCCCGGACTGTCCAGATCTGGACGCCCGAACCTTCCAGAATATCTGGAGCAGCATTGTTCGCCAAAGCGGAGCTCAGGCTGCGCATCTTCGCCAGATCAGCACGGTTATTCCCAATGCTGATGGAACAGAACGTTCCAACCCTCTCACCCTGCTGAAAGCCTGGAACGCTGGCTCCTCAAGTGCCTCGCATAGCGGCGGGGTGGACGGTGCAACGCATCTTGGGCGCATTCACAAGAAAAAACTGGCACAGGATTCCCGCCGCCAGCTCAAGCGGCTTGCTGAGCTGGGTGAAGTACGCTTTGCCACAGCAGCCCTGCCTGAAGAGGCCATTCGCTTCACAAAGGCCATGATTGTGCAGAAACGGCGGCGTTACGCAGAAACCGGCGTATTCGATATTTTTTCAATGCCGGGGCACAACGAATTTTATCTGCGCATGTCGCAGCAGTGGTGCGGGCCGCAGGACAGCCCACGCGTGCATGTTTCGGCCATGATGCTCGACGATACGATTCTGGCCACCCATTGGGGCCTGCAATGGCGCCACAGCTTCAATTATCTTATGCCAGCCCACGAAGGTGGGGCTTTGCAAAAGTATTCGTGTGGACGACTTCTACTCGAATGGCTCATATCGCAGGTGCTTGATAACGGTTGCACCTGTTTTGACTTTACCGTGGGCGCCGAAGGTTACAAGGCAGACTGGTGCAATATGGAGCTGCCCCTCTACGGGCACGTTCAGACAACAGGGGCACGCGGTCTTGCCTATGCGGCAATGCTGCGGCTGAAGCAGGCCATGGCGCGAACCTGA
- a CDS encoding DUF6056 family protein, with translation MCKNAVFIVLLAIFLLFYFLASHAPMFADDYSFFFDNHTNLLQTIWEKYFTWGGRLLGHAWMISVQHISPQLFGFIAAGAVCLLLTGIHLLTYGREWKANTTLWQCLFPFAIFWFCLPEAWEVLLWRTGTIYLLAASCACFFLVPYRFYMDSGRWLPQWLALPFVLFAFSIPFWVEVVILPTLFLGAFMLYRRRSRNVTPAWAMAALAALALGTVFSIGAPGNFARANSANAFQLATFISNAITLTYKYFYTIFPSLLVSGFFFVIFWKKPNPAQAFPTALVLAFLASSVFSAVIIFGGGSASYRALSMAFVLALVAANISFGAALARWSALKALPALCIPLLLFATLQTCSDYQHLLTAQDARTAHVKAALQRNEDTVYVQEYPAVRQKNYFFLDTLRGNPVPWPVQFSKWFGLKNAYLLMDAAPATLKDAASQAWAGNVTIGQGLALQGVYVTPRDNGKVVSAIFQGATSTIEEIFFLTVAQDSSLIPSIAKHLLPAQQYPARLTTTVEKIASELFDRTRIEIGPNTTMDQGNNTALFYAKLHPRGGTTGNIALVIRIKAHGEAFYIRCF, from the coding sequence ATGTGCAAAAACGCCGTTTTCATTGTGCTGTTGGCTATTTTTTTGCTCTTTTACTTTCTTGCATCTCATGCCCCGATGTTTGCGGACGATTATTCCTTTTTCTTCGACAACCACACCAATCTGCTGCAAACAATCTGGGAAAAGTACTTCACCTGGGGCGGGCGTCTGCTTGGGCATGCATGGATGATATCCGTGCAACACATAAGCCCCCAGCTTTTTGGCTTTATCGCAGCGGGTGCGGTATGCCTGCTTCTCACTGGTATACACCTGCTGACATACGGGCGCGAGTGGAAAGCGAACACAACCCTGTGGCAATGCCTGTTTCCTTTTGCCATTTTCTGGTTCTGCCTGCCTGAAGCATGGGAAGTTCTGCTCTGGCGAACAGGAACCATCTACCTGCTAGCCGCTTCGTGTGCCTGCTTTTTCCTTGTGCCATACCGCTTCTACATGGACTCTGGCAGGTGGTTGCCGCAGTGGCTGGCCTTGCCCTTTGTACTGTTTGCGTTCTCAATCCCTTTCTGGGTTGAAGTCGTCATTCTGCCCACGCTCTTTTTGGGGGCGTTTATGCTCTACCGCAGGCGCAGCCGCAACGTAACACCTGCATGGGCCATGGCGGCTCTGGCAGCTCTGGCGCTGGGCACGGTATTCAGCATTGGTGCTCCGGGCAACTTTGCAAGGGCGAATTCTGCCAACGCTTTTCAGCTGGCAACATTTATCTCTAATGCAATTACCCTAACCTATAAATATTTTTACACCATTTTCCCTTCCCTACTGGTTTCCGGCTTCTTCTTCGTGATATTCTGGAAAAAGCCCAACCCGGCGCAGGCCTTTCCCACAGCACTCGTTCTGGCTTTTCTTGCTTCCTCTGTTTTTTCAGCTGTCATAATTTTTGGCGGTGGCTCCGCGTCATACCGGGCTCTGAGCATGGCCTTTGTGCTGGCGCTTGTTGCGGCCAATATCTCCTTTGGTGCGGCCCTCGCCCGCTGGTCGGCACTCAAGGCGCTACCCGCCCTGTGCATACCGCTGCTCCTGTTTGCCACCCTTCAGACCTGCAGTGATTACCAGCACCTGTTGACCGCTCAGGACGCGCGCACGGCTCATGTAAAAGCGGCTTTGCAACGAAACGAGGACACCGTCTACGTTCAGGAATACCCGGCGGTACGGCAAAAAAACTATTTCTTCCTTGATACACTGCGGGGCAATCCCGTACCGTGGCCAGTGCAATTTTCAAAGTGGTTCGGGCTCAAAAATGCCTATCTGCTTATGGATGCGGCCCCCGCCACACTCAAGGATGCGGCCAGTCAGGCCTGGGCAGGTAACGTGACAATCGGCCAGGGCCTTGCTCTTCAGGGAGTCTACGTTACACCGCGCGACAACGGCAAAGTGGTTTCGGCAATCTTTCAGGGCGCAACAAGCACAATTGAAGAAATTTTTTTCCTTACTGTGGCGCAAGACAGCTCCCTGATACCGTCCATTGCCAAACACCTGCTGCCCGCCCAGCAATATCCCGCCAGACTGACCACTACTGTTGAAAAAATAGCCTCTGAGCTTTTTGACAGAACACGCATTGAAATCGGCCCAAACACCACTATGGACCAAGGCAACAATACTGCCCTGTTTTATGCCAAGCTGCACCCGCGAGGTGGAACAACCGGCAACATTGCTCTGGTAATTCGCATTAAGGCTCATGGCGAGGCATTCTATATCCGGTGTTTTTAG